A genome region from bacterium includes the following:
- a CDS encoding lipoyl synthase, with protein RHHPVLRFYAPEEFAELARAGRDLGLGWVEAGPLVRSSYHAREQAEGHEQHHGA; from the coding sequence CGCCACCACCCCGTGCTGCGCTTCTACGCTCCCGAGGAGTTCGCCGAACTCGCCCGCGCGGGCCGCGACCTCGGCCTGGGCTGGGTGGAGGCGGGACCGCTCGTGCGTTCCAGCTACCACGCGCGCGAGCAGGCCGAAGGGCACGAACAGCACCATGGC